A single window of Syntrophus aciditrophicus SB DNA harbors:
- a CDS encoding zf-TFIIB domain-containing protein — protein sequence MNCPICNIPLAITERQGIEIDYCPKCRGELDKIIDRSAAEIPSRSYSERHHDHHDHYNSYNDKHHSGHHDHYKKRKSFLHELFD from the coding sequence GTGAATTGTCCCATTTGCAATATACCATTGGCCATCACGGAGCGTCAGGGCATAGAGATCGATTATTGTCCTAAATGCCGGGGCGAGCTGGACAAAATCATCGATCGGTCAGCCGCGGAAATACCTTCACGATCCTATTCAGAACGGCATCATGACCACCATGACCATTATAATTCCTACAACGATAAGCATCACTCTGGTCATCATGATCATTATAAAAAGAGGAAAAGTTTTCTCCACGAGCTGTTCGACTGA
- the groL gene encoding chaperonin GroEL (60 kDa chaperone family; promotes refolding of misfolded polypeptides especially under stressful conditions; forms two stacked rings of heptamers to form a barrel-shaped 14mer; ends can be capped by GroES; misfolded proteins enter the barrel where they are refolded when GroES binds), which yields MGAKLLQYDEEARKSILNGVNALADAVKVTLGPKGRNVIIDKSFGAPTVTKDGVTVAKEVELEDKFENMGAQMVREVASKTSDVAGDGTTTATILAQAIYREGAKTVAAGSNPMDVKRGIEKAVAAVVTELKNISKPTKDQKEIAQVGTISANNDETIGNIIAEAMGKVGKEGVITVEEAKGLETELEIVEGMQFDRGYLSPYFVTNPEKMEVSLEDALILIYEKKISGMKDLLPILEQIAKMGRPLLIIAEDIEGEALATLVVNKIRGTLHVAAVKAPGFGDRRKAMLEDIAILTGGTVISEDMGYKLENTRLEDLGRAKRIQIDKDNTTIIDGAGERAALEGRVKQIRAQIDETTSDYDREKLQERLAKLVGGVAVIKVGAATETEMKEKKARVEDALNATRAAVEEGIVPGGGVAYIRTLPILEALKLEGDEQVGVNIVRKALEEPLKMIAANAGMEGTIVVEKVKEQSGAFGFNARTEVYEDMIEAGVIDPTKVTRFALQNAASVASLMLTTQCMIAEKPEEKGAGMPGMPPGGGYPGMGM from the coding sequence ATGGGTGCAAAATTACTGCAGTATGATGAAGAAGCGAGAAAATCCATCCTGAACGGTGTCAACGCCCTGGCTGATGCCGTAAAGGTAACGCTTGGTCCAAAGGGCCGCAACGTGATTATCGATAAAAGCTTCGGCGCGCCGACCGTAACCAAGGACGGCGTCACCGTCGCCAAGGAAGTCGAACTGGAAGACAAATTTGAAAACATGGGCGCCCAGATGGTCAGGGAAGTGGCCAGCAAGACCAGCGATGTCGCCGGTGATGGAACCACGACCGCCACGATCCTCGCCCAGGCGATCTACCGGGAAGGGGCCAAAACCGTTGCCGCAGGCAGCAATCCCATGGATGTGAAACGCGGTATCGAAAAAGCGGTGGCCGCCGTTGTCACCGAGCTCAAGAATATCAGCAAACCCACAAAAGATCAGAAAGAAATCGCCCAGGTCGGGACCATCTCCGCGAACAACGACGAAACCATCGGCAATATCATTGCTGAAGCCATGGGTAAAGTCGGCAAGGAAGGCGTTATCACCGTCGAAGAAGCCAAAGGACTGGAGACGGAACTGGAGATCGTCGAAGGCATGCAGTTCGACCGGGGTTATCTCTCTCCCTACTTCGTAACCAATCCGGAAAAAATGGAAGTCAGCCTGGAAGACGCCCTGATCCTGATTTATGAAAAGAAAATCAGTGGAATGAAGGACCTGCTGCCCATTCTTGAGCAGATCGCGAAGATGGGTCGTCCGCTGCTGATCATCGCCGAGGACATTGAAGGCGAAGCCCTGGCGACCCTCGTGGTCAACAAGATTCGCGGCACCCTCCATGTCGCAGCCGTCAAGGCCCCCGGCTTCGGCGACAGGCGCAAGGCCATGCTTGAAGACATCGCCATCCTTACGGGCGGAACGGTGATTTCCGAGGATATGGGTTACAAGCTGGAAAATACGCGCCTGGAAGATCTCGGACGCGCCAAGAGAATCCAGATCGACAAGGACAACACCACCATCATCGACGGCGCCGGCGAACGGGCCGCCCTGGAAGGCCGTGTGAAACAGATACGCGCCCAGATCGACGAAACGACTTCCGATTATGACCGGGAGAAACTTCAGGAAAGACTGGCGAAACTCGTAGGCGGTGTCGCGGTGATCAAGGTCGGCGCGGCGACGGAAACGGAAATGAAGGAAAAGAAAGCCCGCGTCGAAGACGCCCTGAATGCAACCCGGGCTGCCGTGGAAGAAGGCATCGTACCCGGCGGCGGTGTGGCATATATCCGTACGCTTCCGATACTGGAGGCTCTGAAGCTTGAGGGTGACGAACAGGTCGGCGTCAACATCGTACGCAAGGCCCTTGAAGAACCTCTGAAGATGATTGCCGCGAACGCCGGCATGGAAGGCACCATCGTTGTGGAAAAGGTCAAGGAACAGTCCGGCGCCTTCGGCTTCAATGCCCGGACCGAAGTCTATGAAGACATGATCGAAGCCGGCGTCATCGATCCCACCAAAGTGACCCGCTTCGCGCTGCAGAATGCGGCCAGCGTGGCTTCCCTCATGCTGACCACCCAGTGCATGATTGCTGAGAAGCCTGAAGAAAAGGGCGCTGGAATGCCCGGAATGCCTCCTGGAGGCGGTTACCCCGGTATGGGCATGTAA
- a CDS encoding efflux RND transporter periplasmic adaptor subunit, with protein MKVQIRRRIIIALGGVIALLALVYGFWPKPVLVETAEAFRGPFRVTIEEEGKTRVKDRFICSAPVAGFLRRIELEAGDAVQKGGPLFVLEPLRSQVLDPRSRAEAQSAVSAAQAAVREAEERELSAKADADFTDRRYVRFKRLLAGGAVAKDQFDQAEAQAKQAKAAYLAAKATSAVARAELKRRRSVLAYSAARVGDHDQETVLVRAPKTGHVLKLYRESEGAVAMGEPIIEIGDPRDIEVRVELLSADAVKIGPGTPVVFQRWGGEALLTGKVKTIEPSGFTKISSLGVEEQRVLVIVDLTSDADVRSQLGDGYRLEASFTVWEGQNVLQIPASALFRMGDQWAVFTVEERRASRKHVDVGHRSGLHAEILSGISEGDVVITQPDDAIKDGTRVRARVPGT; from the coding sequence GTGAAGGTACAAATCCGCAGACGGATCATCATCGCTTTGGGCGGTGTTATAGCCCTCCTGGCTCTTGTATATGGCTTCTGGCCGAAACCGGTTCTTGTTGAAACAGCAGAAGCGTTCAGAGGCCCTTTCAGGGTGACTATTGAAGAAGAAGGCAAAACGAGGGTGAAGGACCGCTTTATCTGCTCCGCGCCGGTGGCGGGATTTCTGCGCCGCATCGAATTGGAAGCGGGCGATGCCGTTCAAAAAGGCGGACCGCTTTTTGTCCTCGAACCGCTGCGATCCCAGGTTCTTGATCCACGGAGCCGGGCGGAAGCCCAGTCCGCCGTTTCGGCGGCACAGGCAGCAGTCAGGGAGGCGGAGGAGCGGGAGCTGTCGGCAAAAGCCGATGCCGATTTCACAGACAGACGATACGTCAGATTCAAACGCCTTCTTGCCGGAGGAGCTGTCGCAAAAGATCAGTTCGACCAGGCCGAAGCACAGGCCAAACAGGCAAAGGCTGCCTATCTCGCTGCTAAGGCGACATCGGCTGTCGCGCGCGCGGAACTGAAAAGACGTCGGAGCGTTTTAGCCTATTCCGCAGCCCGCGTCGGGGATCACGATCAGGAAACCGTTCTTGTTCGTGCACCGAAAACAGGCCATGTTCTGAAGCTCTACAGGGAGAGCGAAGGGGCTGTCGCAATGGGAGAACCGATTATAGAGATCGGTGATCCCCGGGACATCGAAGTTCGGGTGGAACTGCTTTCCGCCGATGCGGTAAAGATCGGCCCGGGAACCCCTGTCGTCTTCCAACGCTGGGGCGGCGAAGCTCTGTTGACAGGTAAAGTGAAAACCATCGAGCCATCGGGTTTTACAAAGATATCAAGCCTCGGCGTAGAGGAACAGCGGGTGCTGGTCATCGTCGATTTGACATCGGATGCGGATGTCAGGTCTCAACTGGGCGATGGATACCGGCTTGAAGCGAGCTTCACCGTCTGGGAAGGTCAGAACGTGCTCCAGATACCCGCAAGCGCCCTCTTTCGCATGGGCGATCAGTGGGCCGTCTTTACGGTTGAAGAGCGCAGGGCAAGTCGTAAACACGTTGATGTGGGCCACCGGAGCGGTCTGCATGCGGAAATCCTGTCCGGTATTTCTGAAGGTGACGTGGTCATTACCCAGCCCGACGATGCCATCAAGGACGGCACCCGCGTCAGGGCGAGAGTTCCCGGCACATGA
- the lspA gene encoding signal peptidase II: MKKPLILFLITAGLVLLLDQFTKFYVASHFWLHESLPVIDGFFNITYIRNPGAAFGFLAGAPLLFRGLFFTSVTLIAAGLILFYLIKNRVSDLMMVIPLALVLAGAMGNLVDRIRFGEVIDFLDVYIGRYHWPAFNIADTAISIGVLFLVVDMIQKQKEKS, from the coding sequence ATGAAAAAACCCCTGATTCTTTTTTTAATCACAGCCGGACTTGTGCTTCTGCTGGACCAGTTCACGAAGTTCTATGTGGCCTCTCACTTCTGGCTTCATGAATCGCTCCCGGTTATCGATGGGTTTTTCAACATTACTTATATCCGGAACCCTGGGGCCGCCTTTGGCTTTCTGGCCGGGGCGCCTCTCTTATTCCGGGGATTGTTCTTTACCTCGGTAACGCTTATCGCCGCCGGTCTGATTCTTTTTTATCTCATCAAGAACCGGGTCAGTGATCTGATGATGGTGATTCCACTGGCTCTGGTCCTTGCCGGAGCCATGGGTAACCTTGTGGACCGCATCCGCTTTGGCGAAGTGATCGATTTTCTGGATGTCTACATCGGCAGGTATCATTGGCCTGCATTCAACATTGCCGATACGGCCATCTCCATCGGAGTGCTTTTCCTGGTCGTGGACATGATCCAGAAGCAGAAAGAGAAATCTTGA
- the ileS gene encoding isoleucine--tRNA ligase, with amino-acid sequence MDYKDSLNLPKTDFPMKANLAKKEPEQLKVWDEMRIYDRIREAARGRQSYILHDGPPYANGNIHLGHALNKIIKDIVIKSKSMTGCDCGFVPGWDCHGLPIEHQVDKELGEKKTELSQADKRRLCRVYADKYVGIQREQFKRLGVFGEWENPYLTMHYDYEATTVEEFGKLYLGGAVYKGKKPVYWCASCKTALAEAEVEYADHTTPSIYVKFAMISDISAVRPKLSGQKVSIVIWTTTPWTIPANLAIALHEEFIYVAVRFDEEVLILAKDMLDYCIDAFGYQNKPYEILDEFPGAVLEGLKARHPLIDRESVVILAPFVTLDAGTGCVHIAPGHGQEDYEIGMKYGLDNYAPVDADGRFTPDVADFAGEFVFDANDSVNRKLKEVGALLGLVNIEHSYPHCWRCKNPIIFRSTEQWFISMEKNELRKKALEAVESVRWIPAWGKDRIYGMIENRPDWCISRQRLWGVPITMFYCESCGAQVMNEEILKHLVGLVRESGADVWYEREAGALLPSGTVCPECHGSEFRKETDILDVWFDSGVSHAAVLEKRPNLNSPSDMYLEGSDQHRGWFHSSLLESVGTRNRAPYRNVLTHGFVVDGEGKKMSKSVGNVIESQQIIDAYGAEILRLWVASEDYTVDLRISDEILKRLVEAYRRIRNTSRFILGNLYDFNVESDSVAYADLEPMDRWMLHRLQELIRKVRTSYDNFQFHAVFSALYNFCTVDLSALYLDVLKDRLYTSRADSRERRSAQTVMFQIANDMTRLLAPILTFTAEEIWTALPAYEGKAASVHLAQFPEVEETCIDNELGETWTTMIALKSEISRVIENARKNKVIGHSLDACVELAPPEKLSAFLEEHLEELRTLLIVSQIRIAPAADIAEPYPCPGADFEGLHVGVSRARGQKCNRCWMYSELVGVDTEYPEVCERCLKNLKA; translated from the coding sequence ATGGATTACAAAGACAGTCTGAATCTGCCCAAGACCGATTTTCCCATGAAAGCGAATCTGGCGAAGAAGGAGCCGGAACAGCTCAAAGTATGGGATGAGATGCGCATCTACGACCGGATAAGAGAAGCCGCGCGAGGACGGCAATCCTATATCCTGCACGATGGTCCTCCTTACGCGAACGGCAACATCCATCTGGGACATGCCCTGAATAAGATCATCAAGGATATTGTCATCAAGTCCAAAAGCATGACCGGCTGCGACTGCGGCTTTGTTCCGGGATGGGATTGTCATGGACTGCCCATTGAACACCAGGTGGACAAAGAACTGGGCGAGAAGAAGACGGAGCTGTCGCAGGCGGATAAAAGGCGCCTCTGCCGGGTCTATGCCGATAAGTATGTGGGAATTCAGCGGGAGCAGTTCAAGCGACTCGGTGTCTTCGGGGAGTGGGAAAATCCCTATCTGACCATGCATTATGACTATGAGGCCACCACGGTTGAGGAGTTCGGTAAACTTTACCTCGGCGGGGCTGTTTATAAAGGGAAAAAGCCGGTTTACTGGTGCGCCTCCTGCAAGACGGCACTGGCCGAGGCGGAAGTGGAATACGCAGATCATACGACCCCGTCCATCTATGTAAAGTTTGCCATGATTTCCGATATCAGCGCGGTAAGGCCCAAACTGAGCGGACAGAAGGTCAGCATCGTGATCTGGACGACGACTCCCTGGACGATTCCTGCCAATCTGGCTATTGCCCTCCATGAAGAATTCATCTATGTGGCTGTCCGGTTTGACGAAGAGGTTCTCATACTTGCCAAGGATATGCTTGATTACTGCATCGATGCCTTCGGCTATCAGAATAAGCCTTACGAGATTCTGGATGAATTTCCCGGGGCGGTCCTGGAGGGGCTCAAAGCGCGCCACCCCCTGATCGACCGGGAAAGTGTCGTGATTCTCGCTCCCTTCGTGACTCTGGATGCCGGAACAGGCTGTGTTCACATTGCGCCGGGCCACGGGCAGGAAGACTATGAAATCGGCATGAAATACGGGCTGGACAACTACGCCCCCGTCGATGCCGACGGCCGCTTTACCCCCGATGTTGCGGATTTTGCGGGAGAGTTCGTCTTTGACGCCAACGACAGCGTCAACCGGAAGCTGAAAGAGGTCGGCGCCCTGCTGGGACTGGTGAATATCGAACACTCCTATCCGCACTGCTGGCGGTGCAAAAATCCGATCATTTTCCGTTCCACGGAACAGTGGTTCATTTCCATGGAAAAAAATGAACTGCGAAAAAAAGCCCTCGAAGCGGTAGAAAGCGTGCGCTGGATACCGGCCTGGGGGAAGGACCGTATTTACGGAATGATCGAAAATCGCCCGGACTGGTGCATCTCCCGTCAGCGCCTCTGGGGAGTGCCGATTACGATGTTTTACTGCGAGTCCTGTGGCGCTCAGGTTATGAATGAAGAAATTCTGAAACATCTGGTGGGGCTGGTCAGGGAGTCCGGCGCTGATGTCTGGTATGAAAGGGAAGCGGGGGCTCTGCTGCCGTCTGGAACCGTTTGCCCTGAATGCCACGGGAGCGAATTCCGTAAGGAAACCGATATCCTGGATGTCTGGTTCGATTCAGGGGTGAGCCACGCGGCCGTGCTGGAAAAAAGGCCCAATCTAAATTCGCCGTCGGACATGTATCTTGAAGGCAGTGATCAGCACCGAGGCTGGTTTCATTCCTCCCTGCTGGAATCAGTGGGAACGCGCAATCGTGCTCCGTACCGCAATGTGTTGACGCACGGTTTCGTGGTGGACGGCGAAGGCAAGAAAATGTCCAAATCAGTGGGCAACGTGATCGAATCCCAGCAGATCATTGATGCTTATGGCGCAGAAATCCTTCGCCTCTGGGTGGCCTCGGAGGATTACACAGTCGACCTTCGCATCTCCGATGAAATACTTAAACGTCTCGTGGAAGCTTATCGACGAATCCGCAATACCAGCCGCTTTATCCTGGGAAATCTTTATGATTTCAATGTTGAATCCGATTCAGTCGCCTATGCGGATCTGGAGCCGATGGATCGCTGGATGCTGCACCGGCTGCAGGAGCTGATTCGGAAGGTGAGAACCTCCTATGACAATTTCCAGTTTCATGCTGTATTCTCTGCGCTGTACAATTTCTGCACCGTCGATTTGAGCGCCCTTTATCTGGATGTTCTCAAGGACCGGCTTTATACGTCAAGGGCTGATTCCCGTGAACGAAGGTCGGCACAGACCGTCATGTTCCAGATCGCCAATGACATGACCCGACTTCTGGCGCCGATCCTCACTTTTACAGCGGAAGAGATCTGGACGGCGCTTCCCGCTTATGAAGGCAAAGCGGCCAGTGTCCATCTGGCCCAGTTTCCTGAGGTTGAGGAGACCTGTATAGACAATGAACTCGGGGAGACCTGGACAACAATGATCGCGCTGAAGAGCGAGATTTCCAGGGTCATTGAAAACGCCAGGAAGAACAAGGTGATCGGCCATTCACTCGATGCCTGCGTCGAACTGGCGCCTCCGGAAAAACTGAGTGCATTTCTGGAGGAACACCTGGAAGAGTTGCGGACCCTTCTGATCGTGTCCCAGATTCGGATTGCCCCTGCGGCGGATATTGCCGAGCCTTATCCCTGTCCCGGGGCCGATTTTGAAGGACTGCATGTTGGAGTGTCCCGCGCCAGGGGGCAGAAATGCAATCGCTGCTGGATGTACAGTGAACTCGTCGGGGTTGATACGGAATATCCTGAGGTCTGTGAGCGGTGCCTCAAAAATCTTAAGGCATAA
- the hisF gene encoding imidazole glycerol phosphate synthase subunit HisF codes for MKPIKIMPCLDMKEGRVVKGIHFVELKDAGDPVENAAFYQAEGADELAMLDIAATLENRKTRLEWVNKVSAVLTIPLTVGGGISTLEDIELVLQAGAAKISMNSAAVKNPSLVSEAAKKFGSEKITVAIDARRNSQMPSGFELVVSGGTLPVARDAVAWARTCQELGAGVILPTSMDGDGTRAGYDIEYTKAIADAVDLPVVASGGAGKLEDFYEAVQKGGASILLAASVFHYRTLSIRAVKQYLADRGLPVII; via the coding sequence ATGAAGCCGATCAAAATCATGCCCTGCCTGGATATGAAAGAGGGGCGCGTTGTCAAGGGCATTCACTTTGTAGAGTTGAAGGACGCCGGCGATCCGGTGGAAAACGCCGCGTTTTATCAGGCGGAAGGCGCCGATGAACTTGCGATGCTGGACATCGCGGCTACGCTGGAAAATCGGAAGACAAGGCTGGAATGGGTGAATAAGGTGTCGGCCGTGCTGACTATCCCGCTGACCGTTGGAGGAGGCATTTCCACGCTTGAAGACATCGAACTGGTCCTGCAGGCCGGGGCGGCCAAGATCTCGATGAACAGTGCCGCAGTAAAAAATCCCTCCCTCGTCAGCGAGGCAGCGAAAAAGTTCGGTTCCGAAAAAATTACCGTGGCCATCGATGCGCGCAGAAACAGCCAAATGCCTTCAGGCTTTGAACTGGTCGTGTCGGGCGGCACGCTGCCCGTTGCCAGGGATGCCGTTGCATGGGCCAGAACGTGCCAGGAGCTTGGCGCAGGCGTCATCCTGCCCACCAGTATGGATGGCGATGGCACCCGTGCAGGCTATGATATCGAGTACACTAAGGCGATTGCCGACGCTGTTGACCTGCCTGTGGTCGCTTCCGGCGGGGCAGGAAAACTTGAGGACTTTTACGAAGCGGTGCAGAAGGGCGGCGCTTCCATCCTCCTTGCCGCCTCCGTCTTCCATTACCGTACCTTAAGCATCAGGGCTGTGAAGCAGTACCTTGCAGACAGGGGGCTGCCTGTAATTATATAA